In one Nicotiana tomentosiformis chromosome 6, ASM39032v3, whole genome shotgun sequence genomic region, the following are encoded:
- the LOC104102935 gene encoding AP-1 complex subunit mu-2-like: protein MAGATSALFLLDMKGRCLICRDYRGDVSAQQVEKFFSKLLEKEGDVESDGPVCYENGVNYMFIQHNNIYLMAASRQNSNAASLLLFLHRVVDVFKHYFEEVEEESLRDNFVVVYELLDEMMDFGYPQYTEAKILSEFIKTDAYRMEVTQHPPMAVTNAVSWRSEGVFYKNNEVYLDVVEHVNLLVNSNGQLIRSEVNGALKMRAYLSGMPECKLGLNDRLILEAQDRPTKGKSIDLDDIKFHQCVRLARFENDRTISFIPPDGSFDLMTYRLSTQVKPLIWVEAQVERHSRSRVEMSVKARSQFKERSTATNVEIELPVPSDAMNPNIRTSMGYAKYAPERDAVVWKIKSFPGNKDYMLRAEFRLPSVISEDTPPDRKAPIRVKFEIPYFTVSGIQVRYLKIIEKSGYQALPWVRYITMAGEYELRLI from the exons GGTGACGTAGAATCTGATGGACCAGTATGCTACGAAAATGGCGTGAATTACATGTTTATACAACACAACAACATTTACCTGATGGCAGCATCGAGGCAGAATTCTAATGCTGCTAGCCTCCTTTTGTTTCTACATCGTGTAGTTGAT GTCTTTAAGCACTATTTTGAAGAAGTGGAAGAGGAGTCTCTACGAGATAACTTTGTTGTTGTG TATGAATTGCTTGATGAAATGATGGACTTTGGTTACCCTCAATATACGGAAGCTAAGATTCTTAGTGAGTTTATCAAGACGGATGCATACAGAATGGAAGTCACCCAACACCCTCCAATGGCCGTAACAAATGCAGTTTCGTGGCGCAGTGAGGGGGTATTTTATAAGAATAATGAA GTATATTTGGATGTGGTCGAACATGTTAATCTCCTTGTCAACAGCAATGGCCAATTAATACGTTCTGAAGTTAATGGGGCGTTAAAGATGAGAGCTTATTTGAG TGGCATGCCTGAGTGCAAGCTTGGGCTGAATGACAGATTAATATTGGAGGCTCAAGATCGACCTACCAAAGGCAAATCCATTGATTTGGATGATATCAAATTTCATCA GTGTGTGCGTTTGGCTCGTTTTGAAAATGATCGCACAATATCTTTTATACCTCCTGATGGATCATTTGATCTGATGACATATAGACTCAGTACTCAG GTGAAGCCACTGATTTGGGTAGAAGCTCAAGTTGAAAGGCATTCAAGAAGCCGGGTTGAGATGTCTGTCAAAGCCAGAAGCCAGTTTAAGGAGCGTAG CACTGCTACAAATGTGGAAATTGAGTTGCCTGTGCCATCTGATGCGATGAATCCCAATATACGAACATCCATGGGATATGCTAAATATGCTCCTGAGAGAGATGCTGTGGTATGGAAAATAAAGTCATTCCCCGGTAATAAG GATTATATGCTGAGGGCAGAGTTTAGACTTCCAAGTGTAATATCTGAAGATACACCTCCTGACAGAAAAGCTCCAATCCGTGTGAAGTTTGAGATACCATATTTTACTGTCTCAGGAATTCAG GTTCGTTATCTCAAAATTATTGAAAAAAGCGGATATCAAGCTCTTCCATGGGTGAGGTACATAACAATGGCTGGTGAGTACGAACTAAGGCTAATATGA